One genomic window of Peromyscus maniculatus bairdii isolate BWxNUB_F1_BW_parent chromosome 2, HU_Pman_BW_mat_3.1, whole genome shotgun sequence includes the following:
- the Rlf gene encoding zinc finger protein Rlf isoform X2: MSHVYVPCFPAKRLSRRELTLFWSKLQRRIDPSLETFLERCRQFGVIAKTQQHLFCLIRVIQTEAQDAGIGVSVLLCVRALQLRSSEDEEMKASVCKTISCLLPEDLEVRRACQLTEFLIEPSLDGFNMLEELYLQPDQKFDEENAPVPNSLRCELLLALKAHWPFDPEFWDWKTLKRHCHQLLGQEASDSDDDLSGYEMSINDTDVLESFLSDYDEGKEDKQYRRSLADQNKEKRDKKPIGSSERYQRWLQYKFFCLLCKRECIEARILHHSKMHMEDGIYTCPVCIRKFKRKELFVPHVMEHVKMPPSRRDRSRKKLLLKGSQRGIYPKSPTGSLEPNQSLSEQAKGESHEYVTFSKLEDRRLQDRDLYPCPGTDCSRVFKQFKYLSVHLKAEHQNNDENAKHYLDMKNRREKCTYCRRHFMSAFHLREHEQVHCGPQPYMCVSIDCYARFGSVNELLNHKQKHDDLRYKCELNGCNIVFSDLGQLYHHEAQHFRDASYTCNVLGCKKFYYSKIEYQNHLSMHNVESPDGELKKSVKLEETAAGGKQDCVDQPHLLDQTDKSHSPEDLLFCAGSASAHIDTAENLKDNSDSNSSDLLSHSSSTSINEELIDTLDHSETMQDLLLSHEKVFVPSSFKEKCSNVAICFDGTKFTCGFDGCGSTYKNARGMQKHLRKVHPYHCKVRRGKTKDLFTCLVDKHDQADKFDAEPKPSSDTNSDSPDEGLEHSIHGKCKRDHRGYSPEPSICSSKRPCTEDTMLELLLRLKHLSLKNSIAHGSFSGSLQGCPPSGAKSLQSVPSSISDLNLQNQDENMPSQYLAQLAAKPFFCELQGCKYEFVTREALLMHYLKKHNYSKEKVLQLSMFQHRYSPFRCHICQRSFTRKTHLRIHYKNKHQIGSDRATHRLLDSEKCDHEGPCSVDRLKGDCSAELGPNSNSETSQCRSKKDECSSETDLESSCEETESKVSGISSPIGSHREEGEGREGRGSRRTVAKGNLCYILNKYHKPFHCIHKTCNSSFTNLKGLIRHYRTVHQYNKEQLCLEKDKARTKRELVKCKKLFACKYKDCNKRFLCSKALAKHCSDSHNLDHIEESKVLSETESAARFSCNQPQCPAVFYSFSKLKHHLLEQHNIEGEIHSDYEIHCTLNGCGQIFSHRSNYFQHVYYRHKDSYDSLFSSQKVANERLLRGEKVCQTTEVQTQGQTQEQMQGQTQEQTQEQTQGQEQQTAKRPFNTKAKKCGLLKDKKAPISFKTRAEAIHMCVEHSEHTQYPCMVQGCLSVVKLESSIVRHYKRTHQMNSAYLEQQLENLVVCVKYGTKIKEEPPSEVEPCVKKEENSSCELVHTERCSPGDSSMPLQNTDSTCPAEQDGQKGCTERNSLLDADTLLYRGTLKCNHTSETTSLEQCDVVKSPPCKIESPIPNPSGTESGTYFTDFQLPLSRIKEEPGHHSSGQENTVKNAAQVPKENIRKHSQPRSFDLKTYKPMGFESSFLKFIQESEEKDDDFDDWEPSEHLPLNNSSQPANDLTGNVANTVVNDSDPPVDIPHSSSDPPVAENLAAIPPLVAAEAAAVPSLENLRVVLDKALTDCGELALKQLHYLRPVVVLERSKFSTPILDLFPTKKTDELCVGSS; the protein is encoded by the coding sequence GCACAAGATGCTGGTATTGGGGTCTCAGTTTTACTGTGTGTTAGAGCTCTTCAGCTCAGATCAAGTGAAGATGAAGAGATGAAAGCTTCGGTCTGTAAAACAATCTCCTGTCTTTTACCAGAAGATTTGGAAGTTAGACGAGCCTGTCAGCTTACAGAGTTTTTAATTGAACCAAGTTTGGATGGATTCAATATGCTGGAAGAACTGTATTTGCAGCCAGATCAAAAATTTGATGAAGAAAATGCACCAGTTCCGAATTCCCTCCGATGTGAGCTCTTACTAGCTTTAAAAGCCCACTGGCCCTTCGATCCTGAATTTTGGGACTGGAAAACTTTGAAACGACACTGCCACCAACTCTTGGGACAAGAAGCCTCAGATTCTGATGATGACTTAAGTGGCTATGAAATGTCTATTAATGATACAGATGTCCTAGAGTCATTTCTCAGTGACTATGATGAAGGTAAAGAAGACAAACAATACAGAAGAAGTCTGGCAGATCAGAATAAGGAGAAAAGAGATAAAAAGCCCATCGGTTCCTCGGAGAGGTACCAGAGATGGCTGCAGTacaagttcttttgtttgttgtgtaaACGGGAATGCATAGAGGCCAGGATTCTTCATCATTCCAAGATGCACATGGAAGACGGGATATACACCTGTCCAGTTTGTATtagaaaatttaagagaaaagaactaTTTGTTCCTCATGTAATGGAACATGTTAAAATGCCACCAAGCAGAAGAGACCGCTCTAGAAAGAAATTACTGTTGAAAGGCTCTCAAAGGGGTATTTATCCCAAGAGTCCCACTGGAAGTCTAGAACCAAATCAGTCACTGAGTGAACAAGCCAAAGGAGAGTCTCATGAGTATGTCACATTCAGTAAGTTAGAAGACCGCCGCCTGCAAGACAGAGACTTGTACCCATGCCCTGGTACAGACTGTTCCCGTGTGTTCAAACAGTTTAAATACTTAAGTGTGCATCTTAAAGCTGAACAccaaaataatgatgaaaatgCCAAGCACTACTTGGATAtgaaaaatagaagagagaagTGTACTTATTGCCGAAGGCATTTCATGTCTGCTTTTCACCTGCGAGAGCATGAGCAGGTGCATTGTGGTCCTCAACcttatatgtgtgtttctatagATTGCTATGCAAGGTTTGGATCAGTGAATGAACTCCTTAACCACAAACAAAAGCATGATGACCTTCGTTATAAATGTGAATTGAATGGCTGTAATATTGTGTTCAGTGACTTGGGTCAGCTTTACCACCATGAAGCACAACACTTTAGGGATGCATCCTACACATGCAATGTCCTTGGCTGTAAAAAGTTCTATTATTCCAAAATTGAATACCAAAACCACCTCTCAATGCATAATGTTGAAAGTCCAGATGGAGAattaaagaaatcagtgaaactcGAGGAAACTGCAGCAGGTGGGAAGCAAGATTGTGTGGACCAGCCTCATCTACTTGACCAAACTGATAAGTCCCATTCTCCTGAAGATCTTCTTTTCTGTGCAGGATCAGCTAGCGCTCACATAGACACTGCAGAAAACCTGAAGGACAACAGTGACAGCAATTCTAGTGATCTGTTAAGTCACAGCTCTTCCACTTCAATAAATGAGGAATTAATTGACACACTAGATCACTCTGAAACCATGCAGGACCTATTACTATCTCATGAGAAAGTCTTTGTACCCTCCAGTTTCAAAGAGAAGTGCTCCAATGTAGCCATTTGTTTTGATGGCACTAAATTCACCTGTGGTTTTGATGGCTGTGGATCCACCTACAAAAATGCAAGAGGGATGCAGAAACACCTGCGGAAGGTGCATCCCTACCACTGCAAGGTGAGAAGGGGGAAGACAAAAGACCTCTTCACCTGCTTGGTTGACAAACATGACCAAGCTGACAAGTTTGATGCTGAACCTAAACCCAGCTCTGATACAAACAGTGACTCCCCAGATGAAGGTCTAGAGCACAGTATTCACGGCAAATGCAAGCGGGACCATCGAGGCTATTCCCCTGAACCTTCCATTTGTTCTTCTAAAAGGCCGTGTACAGAGGACACCATGTTGGAACTCCTGTTACGTTTGAAACATCTAAGCTTGAAGAACTCCATAGCACATGGCTCTTTCTCAGGGTCACTGCAGGGGTGCCCACCTAGTGGTGCTAAGTCTCTTCAGTCAGTCCCATCTTCCATTTCAGACCTTAACCTTCAGAATCAGGACGAAAACATGCCAAGTCAGTACCTTGCACAGTTGGCAGCTAAGCCTTTCTTCTGTGAGCTTCAAGGATGCAAATACGAATTTGTGACCAGAGAGGCTTTACTAATGCATTATCTTAAGAAGCATAATTATTCTAAAGAGAAGGTCCTTCAGTTATCCATGTTTCAGCACCGGTATTCTCCATTCCGGTGTCATATCTGCCAAAGGtcatttacaagaaaaacacaccttAGGAttcattataaaaacaaacatcaaattgGCAGTGACAGGGCAACTCACAGACTGCTAGACAGTGAGAAATGTGATCATGAAGGGCCATGCTCAGTAGACAGACTGAAAGGTGACTGCTCTGCAGAACTTGGTCCCAACAGTAACTCAGAGACGTCCCAGTGTCGTTCTAAAAAGGATGAATGCAGCTCAGAAACAGACCTGGAGTCCTCttgtgaggaaacagaaagtaaGGTATCTGGTATTTCATCACCGATAGGCAGccacagagaagagggagaagggagagaggggagaggaagcaggCGGACTGTTGCTAAAGGAAATCTGTGCTATATTTTGAATAAGTACCACAAACCATTCCATTGTATCCACAAAACTTGCAACTCTTCATTTACCAATCTAAAAGGTCTGATTCGCCACTACAGAACCGTGCACCAGTACAACAAAGAGCAGTTATGCTTAGAGAAGGACAAAGCAAGAACCAAAAGGGAACttgtaaaatgtaaaaagctATTTGCTTGCAAATATAAGGACTGTAACAAGCGCTTCCTGTGCTCCAAGGCCCTGGCTAAGCACTGCAGTGACTCTCATAACCTAGACCACATTGAAGAGTCGAAAGTGCTTTCGGAGACTGAGTCTGCAGCCAGATTTTCTTGTAACCAGCCTCAGTGCCCTgctgttttttattcattcagtAAGTTGAAACACCACCTGCTAGAACAGCATAATATTGAAGGAGAAATCCATTCGGATTATGAAATCCATTGTACTCTTAATGGCTGTGGCCAGATTTTCAGCCACCGAAGTAATTACTTCCAGCATGTCTACTACCGACATAAGGACAGTTATGACAGCCTATTCAGCAGCCAGAAAGTAGCAAACGAGCGGCTCCTGAGGGGTGAAAAGGTGTGTCAGACTACTGAGGTGCAGACGCAGGGACAGACGCAGGAACAGATGCAGGGACAGACACAAGAACAGACGCAGGAACAGACAcaggggcaggagcagcagaCTGCCAAAAGGCCATTTAATACTAAAGCTAAAAAATGTGGCTTACTCAAAGATAAGAAAGCTCCAATTAGCTTTAAAACTAGAGCAGAAGCTATCCATATGTGCGTTGAGCATTCTGAGCACACCCAATACCCATGCATGGTTCAGGGATGCTTGTCTGTGGTGAAGCTGGAGAGCAGCATTGTGAGGCATTACAAACGTACCCATCAGATGAATAGTGCCTATTTAGAGCAGCAGCTGGAGAACCTTGTGGTTTGTGTTAAGTATGGTACCAAGATTAAGGAGGAGCCCCCTTCTGAAGTAGAGCCCTGtgtaaagaaagaggaaaatagtAGCTGTGAGTTGGTGCACACAGAGCGCTGTTCCCCAGGGGACAGCAGCATGCCCCTCCAAAACACTGATTCCACTTGCCCAGCTGAACAGGATGGTCAGAAAGGGTGTACAGAAAGAAACTCGCTTCTTGATGCAGACACTCTGCTCTACAGGGGAACTTTGAAATGCAACCATACTTCAGAAACCACTTCTCTGGAACAGTGTGATGTAGTTAAGTCTCCTCCCTGTAAAATAGAAAGCCCCATACCCAATCCCAGTGGGACAGAAAGTGGTACATACTTCACAGACTTTCAGCTGCCTTTATCAAGGATCAAAGAAGAACCTGGGCATCATAGTTCAGGGCAAGAGAACACTGTCAAGAATGCAGCCCAGGTCCCAAAAGAAAACATTAGGAAGCATTCTCAGCCCAGGTCATTTGATCTGAAGACTTACAAACCTATGGGATTTGAATCTTCCTTTCTGAAATTTATTCAAGAAAGTGAAGAGAAAGATGATGATTTTGATGACTGGGAGCCTTCAGAGCACTTACCATTGAATAACTCCTCTCAGCCCGCTAATGACTTGACAGGGAATGTGGCAAACACCGTAGTGAATGACAGCGACCCTCCAGTTGACATACCTCATTCTTCCAGTGACCCTCCAGTTGCGGAGAACCTGGCTGCAATCCCACCATTAGTAGCCGCTGAAGCAGCGGCGGTCCCTTCCTTGGAAAACCTGAGGGTCGTACTGGACAAAGCATTAACAGACTGTGGAGAGCTTGCCTTAAAGCAGCTTCATTATCTCCGGCCCGTGGTTGTCCTTGAAAGATCTAAGTTCTCCACACCGATTTTAGATTTGTTTCCAACTAAGAAGACAGACGAGCTGTGTGTGGGAAGTTCCtaa